One segment of Pseudobythopirellula maris DNA contains the following:
- a CDS encoding ATP-dependent helicase, with protein sequence MTPDDHPLLVGLNDAQRQAVRHLEGPMLVLAGPGSGKTRVVTHRVAHLLSQGVNARQILALTFTNKAADEMRRRLDRLAPGERVWMSTFHRFGAKILRRHGDLLGLAPNFTIYDTTDVRHTLKRVVEAEKINPLHYTADRIAAAISGAKNKLITADEYKPRRESPLSGVVAKVYPAYQKKLLESAAVDFDDLLLHVAKLLHDNAELRAELDERFRYVLVDEYQDTNRAQYVILRALSVDHPNLAATGDPDQSIYGWRGADLNNILEFESDYPEVKVVRLEQNYRSTKSVLRAADALIAHNVKRKAKSLFTDNEEGQPVRLVSYADGDAEARGIAQQIRAAIDSGVRKASDYAIFYRTNALSRAVEKAMRAERVPFQMVRGQEFYQRKEIKDVLAYCQLMNNPRDDLALERTINSPPRGIGKKTIEQLAGHANRFGVTMLDAAREAGLIETLAKRSATAVGKFVTIVDRLADYVGGPVEEAIGAVLTESGYRDHLVAGESEEDENRLANIEELLTDARQFDEENEDPTLEDYLERAWLVNETDSWEDDSDKVTLMTLHAAKGLEFPSVFLIAVEDGILPHERSLRDPVQHEEERRLAFVGITRAEQQLQLSYAQRRDFRGQRRISIPSGFLMELPRDEMEIVDQAPADDWEMLEWQAEQAVADADDFSQLSEEEAAERAGRPKPKPELDLAAIGVKTAASLGGAEQEADDKPPRVSPDVFRVGMAVLHPEFGPGKIATLSGAGQARRATVKFATAGEKRFVLAYSPLRPAGR encoded by the coding sequence ATGACGCCCGACGACCACCCGCTGCTCGTGGGCCTGAACGACGCCCAACGCCAGGCGGTGCGGCACCTCGAGGGGCCGATGCTCGTGCTGGCCGGGCCGGGCAGCGGCAAGACACGGGTCGTCACCCACCGGGTGGCCCACCTGCTGTCGCAGGGGGTCAACGCCCGGCAGATCCTGGCCCTCACGTTCACCAACAAGGCCGCCGACGAGATGCGCCGCCGTCTCGACCGCTTGGCGCCGGGCGAGCGGGTTTGGATGAGCACGTTCCACCGCTTCGGCGCCAAGATCTTGCGTCGGCATGGCGACCTGCTCGGCCTGGCGCCCAACTTCACGATCTACGACACGACCGACGTTCGGCACACGCTCAAGCGGGTGGTCGAGGCGGAGAAGATCAACCCGCTGCATTACACGGCCGACCGCATCGCCGCGGCGATCAGCGGCGCCAAGAACAAGCTGATCACCGCCGACGAGTACAAGCCGCGCCGCGAGAGCCCGCTGTCGGGCGTCGTGGCCAAGGTCTACCCCGCGTACCAGAAGAAGCTGCTCGAGTCGGCCGCCGTCGACTTCGACGACCTGCTGCTGCACGTCGCCAAGCTGCTGCACGACAACGCCGAGCTCCGCGCCGAGCTCGACGAGCGGTTCCGCTACGTGCTGGTCGACGAGTACCAAGACACGAACCGGGCGCAGTACGTGATCCTCCGCGCACTGTCGGTCGATCACCCCAACCTGGCGGCCACGGGCGACCCCGACCAGTCGATTTACGGCTGGCGCGGCGCCGACCTGAACAACATCCTCGAGTTCGAGTCGGACTACCCCGAGGTGAAGGTCGTCAGGCTCGAGCAGAACTACCGCAGCACGAAGAGCGTGCTGCGGGCCGCCGACGCGTTGATCGCCCACAACGTCAAACGCAAGGCCAAGTCGCTGTTCACCGACAACGAAGAGGGCCAACCCGTGCGGCTCGTCTCGTACGCCGACGGCGACGCCGAGGCGCGCGGCATCGCTCAGCAGATCCGCGCGGCGATCGACTCGGGCGTGCGCAAGGCGAGCGACTACGCCATCTTCTACCGCACCAACGCCCTCTCGCGGGCGGTCGAGAAGGCGATGCGGGCCGAGCGCGTGCCGTTCCAGATGGTCCGCGGCCAAGAGTTTTATCAGCGCAAAGAGATCAAGGACGTGCTGGCCTACTGCCAGCTGATGAACAACCCCCGCGACGACCTGGCGTTGGAGCGCACCATCAACAGCCCGCCTCGGGGGATCGGCAAGAAGACGATCGAGCAGCTCGCCGGCCACGCCAACCGGTTCGGCGTGACGATGCTCGACGCGGCCCGCGAGGCGGGGCTCATCGAGACGCTCGCCAAGCGGTCGGCGACCGCGGTGGGCAAGTTCGTCACGATCGTCGACCGGCTCGCCGATTATGTGGGCGGTCCGGTCGAGGAGGCGATCGGCGCCGTGCTCACCGAGAGCGGCTACCGCGACCACCTGGTCGCCGGCGAGAGCGAGGAGGACGAGAACCGCCTGGCCAACATCGAGGAGCTGCTGACCGACGCCCGCCAGTTCGACGAAGAGAACGAAGACCCCACTCTCGAGGACTACCTGGAGCGCGCCTGGCTCGTGAACGAGACCGACAGCTGGGAGGACGACAGCGACAAGGTGACGCTCATGACGCTGCACGCCGCCAAGGGGCTCGAGTTCCCGTCGGTGTTCCTCATCGCCGTGGAGGACGGCATCCTGCCGCACGAGCGTTCGCTGCGCGACCCGGTGCAGCACGAGGAGGAACGCCGGTTGGCGTTTGTCGGCATCACGCGGGCGGAGCAGCAGCTGCAGCTCAGCTACGCGCAGCGGCGCGACTTCCGCGGCCAGCGGCGGATCTCGATCCCCAGCGGTTTCCTGATGGAGCTGCCGCGTGACGAGATGGAGATCGTCGATCAAGCGCCGGCCGACGACTGGGAGATGCTCGAGTGGCAAGCCGAGCAGGCCGTGGCGGACGCCGACGACTTTTCACAGCTCAGCGAAGAAGAAGCGGCCGAGCGGGCCGGGCGACCGAAGCCGAAGCCCGAGCTCGACCTCGCCGCCATCGGGGTGAAAACCGCCGCCTCGCTCGGCGGCGCCGAGCAAGAAGCCGACGACAAGCCGCCGCGGGTCTCGCCCGACGTGTTCCGGGTCGGCATGGCGGTGCTGCACCCGGAGTTCGGCCCGGGCAAGATCGCCACGCTCAGCGGCGCCGGCCAGGCGCGGCGGGCAACCGTCAAATTCGCCACCGCGGGCGAGAAGCGGTTCGTCCTGGCCTACAGCCCCCTGCGGCCGGCGGGCAGATAG
- a CDS encoding DNA-directed RNA polymerase subunit alpha C-terminal domain-containing protein produces MSRIPLDTVQMQADSMKERLEMSTAEIGLAVRTTNCLEEKGVFTVNDLLHCTPEDLLSISNFGEKTLDEVYKALENVGFRRPPRLAK; encoded by the coding sequence ATGTCGCGCATTCCACTCGACACCGTCCAGATGCAAGCGGACAGCATGAAAGAGCGGCTCGAGATGAGCACCGCGGAGATCGGGCTCGCAGTTCGCACGACGAACTGTCTCGAAGAGAAGGGCGTGTTCACCGTGAACGACCTGCTGCATTGCACGCCCGAAGACCTGCTGAGCATCTCGAACTTCGGCGAAAAAACGCTCGACGAGGTTTACAAAGCGCTCGAGAACGTCGGTTTCCGCCGGCCCCCGCGGCTCGCCAAGTGA
- a CDS encoding DUF3592 domain-containing protein has product MPVRFPLLLIKKRGKRSTVSRLGARLGEVFYNLVIIAAGAVGGWWVVTDALLPDLRLYRDVGRFVETTGRVIDARVITRPGLAEQEYSPELLVVFHTPAGERHTTWTRHGVGRDAPSELDAQRALKAFPIGTELPCWHDPADHDRVLLSPSRPWQPWLQLLIPLSLILVGVVGVVRALLKTRVSPEMRSAMRRRGVDVELLETGSPRPTLAAALPPVATASDSPGVRLAHRLPIDGERGWRLVGMAIICLLWNGLALLFIFQLAADFFSGERPVMVSLIVAPLAITGGWLAYSLLCDAWSPGAGGLTQIEVSRWPLRSGETCEALLIQKGQTRVRELTVALVCEEVATYHQGTDSRTATEEVYRKKLVAEGRFDVENEAGYERPFSFTPPADGPASFVSPHNEVRWLLEARVASRRWPEFKRRFELCVYPASWPVGAAEAQTNDALALTTQQETLV; this is encoded by the coding sequence ATGCCCGTCCGCTTTCCTCTGCTGCTGATCAAGAAGCGCGGCAAGCGGAGCACCGTCTCGCGCCTCGGCGCTAGGCTCGGCGAGGTCTTCTACAATTTGGTGATCATCGCCGCCGGCGCCGTCGGTGGCTGGTGGGTCGTCACGGACGCCTTGCTGCCCGACCTGCGGCTCTACCGCGACGTGGGACGCTTTGTCGAAACCACCGGCCGGGTGATCGACGCCCGCGTGATCACCCGACCCGGCTTGGCCGAGCAAGAGTACAGCCCCGAGCTGCTCGTCGTGTTCCACACTCCCGCGGGAGAGCGGCACACGACCTGGACCCGTCACGGCGTGGGCCGCGACGCCCCGAGCGAGCTCGACGCCCAACGGGCGCTCAAGGCGTTTCCGATCGGCACGGAGCTGCCTTGCTGGCATGACCCGGCCGACCACGACCGCGTGTTGCTGAGCCCAAGCCGGCCGTGGCAGCCGTGGCTGCAATTACTCATCCCGCTGTCGCTGATCTTGGTCGGCGTGGTGGGCGTGGTGCGGGCCTTGCTCAAGACACGCGTCTCGCCCGAGATGCGATCGGCCATGCGTCGCCGTGGCGTGGATGTCGAGCTGCTCGAGACCGGCTCTCCGAGGCCGACGCTGGCGGCGGCGTTGCCCCCCGTGGCGACGGCGAGCGACAGCCCCGGCGTGCGGCTGGCCCACCGGCTGCCGATCGACGGCGAGCGCGGCTGGCGGCTGGTCGGCATGGCGATCATCTGCCTGCTATGGAACGGGCTGGCCTTGTTGTTCATCTTCCAATTGGCCGCCGACTTTTTCTCCGGCGAGCGGCCCGTGATGGTCAGCCTGATCGTCGCCCCGCTGGCGATCACCGGCGGCTGGCTCGCCTACTCGCTGCTGTGCGACGCCTGGAGCCCCGGCGCCGGCGGGCTCACGCAGATCGAGGTGTCGCGGTGGCCGCTCCGCTCGGGCGAGACGTGCGAGGCCCTGCTGATCCAGAAGGGCCAAACGCGTGTTCGCGAGCTGACCGTCGCGCTCGTCTGCGAAGAGGTCGCCACCTACCACCAGGGGACCGACTCGCGGACCGCGACCGAAGAGGTTTACCGCAAGAAGCTGGTCGCCGAGGGCCGATTCGACGTCGAGAACGAAGCGGGCTACGAGCGGCCCTTCAGCTTCACGCCGCCGGCCGATGGGCCCGCGTCTTTCGTCTCGCCCCACAACGAGGTTCGTTGGCTGCTCGAGGCCCGGGTGGCGTCGCGGCGTTGGCCCGAATTCAAGCGCCGCTTCGAGCTGTGCGTCTACCCCGCCAGCTGGCCGGTCGGCGCCGCCGAGGCGCAGACTAACGACGCGTTGGCCCTCACCACGCAACAGGAGACCTTGGTGTGA
- the rnc gene encoding ribonuclease III translates to MDDNSPVDFGACEERIGYAFRDRALLEAALTHASGADHRLESNERMEFLGDAILGSVVSERLYHGYPEFLEGDLTKIKSVVVSRQTCAKISRDLDLQEFLILGKGMTTTPDVPMSLLADVFESLVAGIYLDGGNEPAADFILRHMAPEIELAVSGESGCNFKSQLQQIAQREHGVTPCYLMLDEKGPDHAKCFKVAAQLGGRRFEAAWGRSKKESEQRAAENAICELAEPSKATNDWSETMAAEDAACESRAAEAAQNDTPE, encoded by the coding sequence GTGGACGACAACTCGCCGGTTGACTTCGGCGCTTGCGAGGAGCGGATTGGCTACGCGTTTCGTGACCGCGCCTTGCTCGAAGCGGCTCTCACCCACGCCTCGGGGGCCGATCACCGGCTCGAGTCGAACGAGCGGATGGAGTTTCTCGGCGACGCGATCCTCGGCTCGGTGGTCAGCGAGCGGCTCTACCACGGCTACCCGGAGTTCCTTGAGGGGGACCTCACCAAGATCAAGTCGGTGGTCGTCAGCCGCCAGACTTGCGCGAAGATCAGCCGCGACCTCGACCTGCAAGAGTTTCTGATTCTCGGCAAGGGGATGACCACGACGCCGGACGTGCCGATGTCGCTGTTGGCCGACGTGTTCGAGTCGCTGGTGGCGGGGATCTACCTCGACGGCGGCAACGAGCCGGCCGCCGATTTCATCCTGCGCCACATGGCGCCGGAGATCGAACTGGCCGTCTCGGGAGAGAGCGGCTGCAACTTCAAGTCGCAGCTTCAGCAGATCGCCCAGCGCGAGCACGGCGTGACGCCCTGCTACTTGATGCTGGACGAGAAGGGCCCCGACCACGCCAAGTGCTTCAAGGTCGCCGCCCAGTTGGGCGGGCGCCGCTTCGAGGCGGCCTGGGGACGCAGCAAGAAGGAAAGCGAGCAACGCGCCGCCGAGAACGCCATCTGCGAGCTCGCCGAGCCTTCGAAGGCGACCAACGACTGGTCGGAAACGATGGCGGCGGAAGACGCCGCCTGCGAGAGCCGTGCGGCCGAGGCCGCTCAAAACGACACGCCCGAGTGA
- a CDS encoding SAM-dependent methyltransferase, with protein sequence MIESEFVFCVCQPGAELALKSEVAARVPNWKFAYSRPGFVTFKLDKPANLDRFQAPHLVFARTIGLSLGSVTGESNEELAAAVWEEPAVAAYVEACPKLGLHVWRRDTALPGQQGVEPGPTDESRAAEAALRSSAPQASAGDRELLASRETGNGARVLDVALVEPDRWWIGAHRVANRSDRFAGGVMPLALPGHAVSRAYLKMQESLRWAGLPTMAGEVWIELGCAPGGASQALLEEGMQVLGVDPAKVDPVVEAEENFHQLQMRVQDARRVEFSTAQWLAADLNVDPETLLSAVESIVSHPEVSIRGLVLTIKLLEKSMGSPEAIVAYLERVRKWGYQDVRVRQLAFNRHEICLVALRSRRQRRIARRGRIAKPKKSAPVKKRFRVDPPHAGPSSGHIHDAGPHV encoded by the coding sequence ATGATCGAAAGCGAGTTTGTGTTCTGTGTCTGCCAGCCGGGAGCGGAGCTGGCGTTGAAGTCCGAGGTCGCCGCGCGCGTGCCGAACTGGAAGTTCGCGTACTCGCGGCCCGGTTTTGTGACTTTTAAGCTCGATAAGCCCGCCAATCTCGACCGCTTCCAGGCGCCTCACCTGGTGTTCGCCCGCACGATCGGTCTGTCGCTGGGCAGCGTGACCGGCGAGTCGAACGAAGAGCTCGCCGCCGCGGTGTGGGAGGAGCCGGCCGTCGCCGCGTACGTCGAGGCCTGCCCCAAGCTGGGCCTGCACGTCTGGCGCCGCGACACCGCATTGCCCGGCCAGCAGGGCGTCGAGCCGGGCCCCACCGACGAGAGCCGTGCGGCCGAGGCCGCCCTCCGCTCGTCGGCCCCGCAGGCCTCGGCGGGCGACCGCGAGCTGCTCGCCTCGCGCGAGACCGGCAACGGCGCCCGCGTGCTCGACGTGGCCCTCGTCGAGCCCGACCGCTGGTGGATCGGGGCCCACCGCGTGGCGAACCGCAGCGACCGCTTCGCCGGCGGCGTTATGCCCCTCGCACTGCCGGGCCACGCCGTCTCGCGGGCGTACCTCAAGATGCAAGAGTCGCTCCGCTGGGCCGGGCTGCCGACCATGGCCGGCGAGGTTTGGATCGAACTCGGCTGCGCGCCGGGCGGGGCGAGCCAGGCGCTCCTCGAAGAGGGCATGCAGGTCCTCGGCGTCGACCCGGCCAAGGTCGACCCGGTGGTCGAGGCCGAGGAGAACTTCCACCAGCTGCAGATGCGCGTTCAAGACGCCCGCCGGGTCGAATTCTCGACCGCCCAGTGGCTGGCGGCCGACCTGAACGTCGACCCCGAAACCTTGCTCAGCGCAGTCGAGAGCATCGTCTCGCACCCCGAGGTGTCGATCCGCGGTCTGGTGCTCACGATCAAGCTGCTCGAGAAGTCGATGGGCTCGCCCGAGGCGATCGTTGCGTACCTCGAACGCGTGCGCAAGTGGGGCTACCAAGACGTGCGAGTCCGACAGCTGGCGTTCAACCGCCACGAGATCTGCCTCGTCGCCCTCCGCAGTCGCCGCCAACGCCGCATCGCCCGCCGCGGCCGCATCGCGAAGCCGAAGAAATCGGCGCCCGTAAAAAAGCGTTTCCGCGTCGACCCGCCGCACGCGGGGCCGTCATCGGGACACATCCATGACGCCGGTCCGCACGTCTAG